From Methanosarcina lacustris Z-7289, one genomic window encodes:
- the hemC gene encoding hydroxymethylbilane synthase has translation MIIGTRGSQLALAQTENVARLLKERGVETSIKIIKTNGDRFTDRPLHAISGGVGAFVRELDDVMLAGDIDIAVHSMKDMPTVRPPEIPTVAVLERDTPFDFLLTYDGTTLEELPEQSIIGTSSLRRAAQIRRYRPDLITQELRGNIDTRLRKLKEGQYDGILLAKAGLERMGWELEGEILPPGFFCPSPNQGTVAVVTRAGTEAEAAVSKLDHTESRIVTEFERILISELGGGCTTPIGSYAELTPDKKEIKVLAEVLSLDGREVVRVEEVIPMIGGIEKARKLGHRLVELGGKRLADEALLQISKDACGTDNFYDY, from the coding sequence ATGATCATAGGTACCCGGGGCAGCCAGCTTGCGCTTGCCCAAACCGAGAATGTTGCACGCCTTCTTAAGGAGCGGGGTGTTGAAACCAGTATTAAGATTATAAAAACCAACGGAGACCGGTTTACTGACCGTCCCTTGCATGCGATATCCGGAGGAGTAGGGGCTTTTGTCCGGGAACTTGACGATGTCATGCTTGCAGGAGATATCGATATCGCTGTCCACTCGATGAAGGACATGCCAACAGTCCGCCCCCCGGAGATTCCTACTGTTGCAGTTCTGGAGCGTGACACTCCATTTGATTTCCTGCTCACGTACGACGGGACTACTCTTGAAGAACTGCCTGAACAGTCTATTATAGGCACCAGCTCTCTTAGAAGGGCTGCCCAGATCAGGCGTTATAGACCTGACCTTATAACTCAGGAGCTCAGAGGCAATATCGATACCCGGCTCAGGAAGCTTAAAGAAGGGCAGTATGACGGGATCCTGCTCGCGAAAGCGGGGCTCGAGCGCATGGGCTGGGAACTTGAAGGAGAAATCCTTCCTCCAGGTTTTTTCTGTCCTTCCCCGAACCAGGGCACAGTTGCAGTGGTGACAAGGGCAGGCACTGAGGCCGAAGCTGCGGTTTCCAAACTTGACCATACCGAGAGCCGTATTGTTACTGAATTTGAACGTATCCTTATCTCCGAACTCGGAGGGGGCTGTACAACTCCTATTGGTTCATATGCCGAACTTACCCCTGATAAAAAAGAAATTAAGGTTCTGGCTGAAGTCCTTTCCCTGGATGGTAGAGAAGTTGTCCGGGTTGAGGAGGTTATCCCGATGATTGGTGGTATTGAGAAAGCCAGGAAACTGGGGCACAGGCTTGTGGAGCTGGGGGGTAAGAGGCTGGCTGATGAGGCGCT